A window from Urocitellus parryii isolate mUroPar1 chromosome 1, mUroPar1.hap1, whole genome shotgun sequence encodes these proteins:
- the Fkbp7 gene encoding peptidyl-prolyl cis-trans isomerase FKBP7 isoform X2 yields the protein MHFLSRLVVFFYLWGFVTAQGLKKEESPEEVKIEILHRPENCSKTSKKGDLLNAHYDGYLAKDGSKFYCSRTQNEGHPKWFVLGVGQVIKGLDIAMMDMCPGEKRKVIIPPSFAYGKEGYDGKIPPDATLIFEIELYAVTKGPRSIETFKQIDTDNDRQLSKTEINHYLKKEFEKDEKPRDKSYQNAVLEDIFKKNDHDGDGFISPKEYNVYQHDEL from the exons ATGCATTTCTTATCCAGattagttgttttcttttaccTCTGGGGCTTTGTTACTGCTCAGGGACTAAAGAAAGAAGAGAGCCCAGAGGaagtgaaaatagaaattttgcATCGTCCCGAAAACTGCTCTAAGACAAGCAAGAAGGGAGACCTGCTTAATGCCCATTACGATGGCTACTTGGCTAAAGATGGCTCGAAATTCTACTGCAG ccgGACACAAAACGAAGGTCACCCCAAATGGTTTGTTCTTGGTGTTGGACAAGTCATAAAAGGCCTAGACATTGCTATGATGGATATGTGCCCTGGAGAGAAGCGAAAAGTGATTATACCTCCTTCATTTGCATATGGAAAGGAAGGATATG ATGGCAAGATTCCACCTGATGCAACGTTGATTTTTGAGATTGAACTTtatgctgtgaccaaaggaccacGGAGCATTGAAACATTTAAACAAATAGACACAGACAATGATCGGCAACTCTCTAAAACCGAG ATAAATCATTActtgaaaaaagaatttgaaaaagatGAGAAGCCACGTGACAAGTCGTATCAGAATGCAgttttagaagatatttttaagaagaatgaCCATGATGGTGATGGCTTCATTTCTCCCAAAGAATACAATGTATACCAGCATGATGAActatag
- the Fkbp7 gene encoding peptidyl-prolyl cis-trans isomerase FKBP7 isoform X1 yields MHFLSRLVVFFYLWGFVTAQGLKKEESPEEVKIEILHRPENCSKTSKKGDLLNAHYDGYLAKDGSKFYCSRTQNEGHPKWFVLGVGQVIKGLDIAMMDMCPGEKRKVIIPPSFAYGKEGYADGKIPPDATLIFEIELYAVTKGPRSIETFKQIDTDNDRQLSKTEINHYLKKEFEKDEKPRDKSYQNAVLEDIFKKNDHDGDGFISPKEYNVYQHDEL; encoded by the exons ATGCATTTCTTATCCAGattagttgttttcttttaccTCTGGGGCTTTGTTACTGCTCAGGGACTAAAGAAAGAAGAGAGCCCAGAGGaagtgaaaatagaaattttgcATCGTCCCGAAAACTGCTCTAAGACAAGCAAGAAGGGAGACCTGCTTAATGCCCATTACGATGGCTACTTGGCTAAAGATGGCTCGAAATTCTACTGCAG ccgGACACAAAACGAAGGTCACCCCAAATGGTTTGTTCTTGGTGTTGGACAAGTCATAAAAGGCCTAGACATTGCTATGATGGATATGTGCCCTGGAGAGAAGCGAAAAGTGATTATACCTCCTTCATTTGCATATGGAAAGGAAGGATATG CAGATGGCAAGATTCCACCTGATGCAACGTTGATTTTTGAGATTGAACTTtatgctgtgaccaaaggaccacGGAGCATTGAAACATTTAAACAAATAGACACAGACAATGATCGGCAACTCTCTAAAACCGAG ATAAATCATTActtgaaaaaagaatttgaaaaagatGAGAAGCCACGTGACAAGTCGTATCAGAATGCAgttttagaagatatttttaagaagaatgaCCATGATGGTGATGGCTTCATTTCTCCCAAAGAATACAATGTATACCAGCATGATGAActatag
- the Pjvk gene encoding pejvakin — MFAAATKSFVKQVGDGGRLVPVPSLSEADKYQPLSLVVKKKRCFLFPRYKFTSTPFTLKDILLGDREISAGISSYQLLNYEDESDVSLYGRRGNHIVNDVGINVTGSDSIAVKASFGVVTKHEVEVSTLLKEITTRKINFDHSLIRQSRSSRKAVLCVVMESIRTTRQCSLSVHAGIRGEAMRFHFMDEQNPKGRDKAIVFPAHTTIAFSVFELFIYLDGAFDLCVTSVSKGGFEREETATLALLYRLRNILFERNRRVMDAISRSQLYLDDLFSDYYDKPLSMTDVSLKEGTHIRVNLLNHNIPKGPCILCGMGNFKRETVYGCFQCSVDGQKYVRLHAVPCFDIWHKRMK; from the exons ATGTTTGCTGCTGCTACAAAGAGTTTTGTCAAGCAAGTTGGAGATGGAGGGAGATTAGTTCCAGTTCCAAGCCTCAGTGAAGCTGACAAATACCAACCTCTCAGTCTGGTGGTAAAAAAGAAGCGATGCTTTCTGTTTCCTAGATATAAATTTACCTCAACACCTTTTACACTGAAAGATATTCTCCTAGGAGACAGAGAAATTTCAGCTG GTATTTCATCTTATCAATTACTGAATTATGAAGATGAATCAGATGTTTCACTTTATGGAAGGCGAGGCAACCATATTGTAAATGACGTTGGGATTAATGTTACTGGATCAGATTCCATTGCAGTAAAAGCTTCATTTGGTGTAGTAACCAAACATGAAGTGGAAGTATCAACATTACTCAAAGAAATTACTACACG gaaaattaacTTCGATCACAGCTTGATACGTCAGTCACGGAGCAGCAGAAAGGCTGTGCTTTGCGTGGTCATGGAAAGCATTCGAACCACACGACAGTGCTCCCTGTCTGTTCATGCTGGCATTCGAGGAGAAGCCATGCGG tttcattttatggatgaacaGAATCCCAAGGGAAGGGACAAAGCTATTGTTTTTCCAGCACATACAACCATAGCTTTCAGTGTTTTTGAACTCTTCATTTACTTGGATGGTGCCTTTG ACCTTTGTGTCACTTCAGTGTCAAAAGGAGGATTTGAAAGGGAAGAAACAGCAACGCTTGCACTGCTCTACAGACTGAGAAATATACTATTTGAAAGAA ACAGAAGAGTGATGGATGCCATTTCTCGTTCACAGCTTTACTTGGATGATCTTTTTTCTGACTACTATGACAAACCTCTCAGCATGACTGATGTTTCACTCAAGGAAGGGACTCATATCCGAGTTAACTTACTTAATCACAACATTCCTAAAGGGCCTTGCATACTCTGTGGAATGGGGAACTTCAAAAGGGAGACAGTCTATGGTTGCTTTCAGTGTTCTGTAGATGGACAGAAGTATGTGAGACTTCACGCAGTCCCTTGTTTTGATATTTGGCacaagagaatgaaataa